The genomic stretch GTTGCGCTCCTTGACCGCTTGGCGCTGCGCCGCGGTCAACGCGTAACGGGACAAATATTCATCCTCGTCGCGCGCGAAGGCCTCGCGGTTTTCCTTGCGGGCCAGGGAAAACGCCATCTTGTTCAGTTCATAGCCGGCACGTGCCAAGCTCTGACCGAAGACGTAAGTGCCGGGAATGCCGTCGTATCGTTCGGGCATAAGTCTCAACTACTCGCGTCAGGCTGCTTTTCGGGCCGGGCCTGCTCGAAGGCCGCCAGCTCGCGACAGGCCGCCTCCACCGCCAACAGCCTGGGGTAAGGCGTCAAGTCGCATTCGTAACGGCGCGCGTTGTAGAGCTGTGGAACCAGGCAAATGTCGGCCAGCGTGGGCTGGTCGCCATGACAGAAGCGACCGCTGGCGGGGTCGTCCAGCAGCGCTTCCATCGCTTCCAGCCCCAGCGCGACCCAGTGGCGATACCAGCGGTTGCGAAGCTCTTCGCTTTGGCCCAACTCCTTAGCTAAGTAGTTTAGCACGCGCAGGTTGTTGAGCGGATGGATCTCGCAGGCCACGATTTGCGCCAACCCGCGCACCCGCGCGCGTTCAACTGGCGTGGCCGGCAGCAGCGGCGGCAGGGGATGGGTCTCCTCCAGATACTCAATGATCGCCATTGATTGGATCAGCACCCGCCCCCCGTCGTCAAGCGCCGGAACCAATTGCTGGGGGTTGATCCTACGGTAGCTATCGGAGTTCTGTGCTCCGCGCAGGCCGATAGCTGCATATTCGTAGCTCAACCCCTTGAGGTTGAGCGCGATCCGCAGGCGGAAGCTGGCGGAGGAGCGGAAGAACGAATAAAGCTTCATCACGCTTTGCTGGCCTTAGCCGCGCTCCTCGCGAAAGATGTCCAGCCGTTCCTGCGCGGCCTGATCCGAAAAGGAAAACAGCACCGCCTCGCTGACTGCGTGATGCTGATGGAAATGCCAGCCGGGAATCACAAAGGTGTCGCGCGGGCCCCATTTGAGCCGAGTCTCCCCGACCACGGTTTCGCCCTCACCTTC from Candidatus Binataceae bacterium encodes the following:
- the maiA gene encoding maleylacetoacetate isomerase, with amino-acid sequence MKLYSFFRSSASFRLRIALNLKGLSYEYAAIGLRGAQNSDSYRRINPQQLVPALDDGGRVLIQSMAIIEYLEETHPLPPLLPATPVERARVRGLAQIVACEIHPLNNLRVLNYLAKELGQSEELRNRWYRHWVALGLEAMEALLDDPASGRFCHGDQPTLADICLVPQLYNARRYECDLTPYPRLLAVEAACRELAAFEQARPEKQPDASS